The following coding sequences lie in one Bos indicus isolate NIAB-ARS_2022 breed Sahiwal x Tharparkar chromosome 12, NIAB-ARS_B.indTharparkar_mat_pri_1.0, whole genome shotgun sequence genomic window:
- the ARGLU1 gene encoding arginine and glutamate-rich protein 1, translating to MGRSRSRSSSRSKHTKSSKHNKKRSRSRSRSRDKERVRKRSKSRESKRNRRRESRSRSRSTNTAVSRRERDRERASSPPDRIDIFGRTVSKRSSLDEKQKREEEEKKAEFERQRKIRQQEIEEKLIEEETARRVEELVAKRVEEELEKRKDEIEREVLRRVEEAKRIMEKQLLEELERQRQAELAAQKAREEEERAKREELERILEENNRKIAEAQAKLAEEQLRIVEEQRKIHEERMKLEQERQRQQKEEQKIILGKGKSRPKLSFSLKTQD from the exons ATGGGCCGGTCTCGGAGCCGGAGCTCGTCCCGCTCCAAGCACACCAAGAGCAGCAAGCACAACAAGAAGCGGAGCCGGTCCCGGTCGCGCTCTCGAGACAAGGAACGCGTGCGGAAGCGCTCTAAGTCCCGGGAAAGTAAACGGAACCGGCGGCGGGAGTCGCGGTCCCGCTCGCGCTCCACCAACACGGCCGTGTCCCGGCGCGAGCGGGACCGGGAGCGCGCCTCGTCCCCGCCCGACCGCATCGACATCTTCGGGCGCACGGTGAGCAAGCGCAGCAGCCTGGACGAGAAGCAGAAgcgagaggaggaggagaagaaggcagaGTTCGAGCGGCAGCGGAAAAT TCGGCAgcaggaaatagaagaaaaactcATCGAGGAAGAAACAGCACGAAGAGTGGAAGAACTGGTGGCCAAAAGGGTAGAGGAAGAattggagaaaaggaaggatgaaaTCGAGCGAGAAGTTCTCCGAAGGGTGGAGGAAGCCAAGCGCATCATGGAAAAGCAGTTGCTCGAAGAACTCGAGCGACAGAGACAAGCTGAGCTTGCAGCACAAAAAGCCAGAGAG GAGGAAGAACGTGCAAAACGTGAGGAGCTGGAGCGAATACTAGAAGAGAATAACCGAAAAATTGCAGAAGCACAAGCCAAACTG GCTGAAGAACAGTTGAGAATTGTTGAAGAACAAAGAAAGATTCATGAGgaaaggatgaaactagaacaagAGCGACAGCGTcaacaaaaagaagaacaaaaaattaTCCTGGGCAAGGGGAAGTCCAGGCCGAAACTGTCCTTCTCGTTAAAAACCCAGGATTAG